The segment GCTCGCCATCCATTTCGTGGTGCTGCTCGGCGCCGCGAAGCTGCTGCGGATCGACCTCGCCGACGCGGTGATCGGTTCGGCCGCCGCGGTGATGGGACCGGCGCCGACCGCCGCGATCGCCTCGGCGCGCGGCTGGAACGAGCTGGTCACGCCGGGAATCATGTGCGCGATCTTCGGCAAGGCGATCGCCACCTTCATCGGCCTCGGCGTGGCGATGCTGCTGCGATGAGGGTCGTCGTCGTCACGGGATGCTCGAGCGGCATCGGGCTCGAGACCGCGCTCGCCTTCGCGGCCGCCGGCGACACGGTCGTCGCGACGGTGCGCGATCCGCAGCGCGCCGCCACGCTGCGGGCCGAAGCCGAAGCGCGCGCGCTCGACATCCTGATCGAGCCACTCGACGTCACCCGATCCGCCAGCTTCGCCGGTTTCGTCGACGGCGTGGTCGGTCGCCACGGCCGCATCGACGTCCTCGTCAACAATGCCGGCATGCTTCCCGCCGGGGCGTTCGAGGACATCGACGAAGCCGGGCTGAGGCTGGTGATGGAAACCAATTTCTTCGGCGCCGCTCTGCTGATGAAGGCCGTGTTGCCCGTGATGCGCCGCCAGCGCAGCGGAACGATCGTCAACATCAGCTCGCTGTCCGGGCTCGCCGCGCGGGCGGGCGATGCCGCCTACAGCGCCAGCAAATTCGCGCTCGAAGGGTTGACCGAAGCGGTCAGCCAGGAAGTGGCGCGTTGGAATGTCCGCGTCGCGCTCGTCGAACCGGGCAGCTACGCGACCAACATGCTGGCGGGCCTCGCGGCGGCCCAGCCCGCCGCCGGGGACTCGCCCTATCGACCCCTGATCGATGCGCAGCGGGAAGCGGCGCTGAGCGGAGCGGACCGGCAGGATTCTCCACGGACGGTGGCCGACCTCATCGTGCGCATCGCGGCCTCGCGGACCGACCAGCTGCGCTGGCCCGCCGATCCGCTGGCCAGCGGCGTGCTCGCGACGCTGTGGCGCGGCGACGACGGCGACCGGCTGCGCTTCCTGCGCGAGGCCGCGGACGTCGACTGGTGGATCGCCGGCGAAGAGCATCCGCCGGGGACGAGCGACGAGCCAGATGCAGAGGAACGACGATAGCGGCCCCGAGGGGGCGGCGGGACGGTGCGTGGTCTTTGGAGAGCTGCTGCTGCGGCTCTCCGCCCCGGACCGGGGGCTCCTTCTCCAGCGGCCTGGCCTCGACAGCTGTTTCGGCGGAGCGGAGGCGAACGTCGCCGCGGGCCTGGCGTCGCTGGGGCGGCCGGCGGCGATCGTCACCGCGCTGCCCCGGAACAGGCTCGGCGACGCCGCGCTCGCCGCGGTGCGGGGCATGGGGATCGACTGTTCGGGCGTGCTCCGGACCGCGGGCAGAATGGGTCTCTATTTCCTGGATTCCGGCGCGGGCTTCCGGCCGGGGCAGGTGATCTACGACAGGAACGACAGCAGCTTCGCCCGGGCGGATGCGGATCGGTTCGACTGGCCGACGCTGTTGCGGGGCGCCGGGCGCCTGCATCTCTCCGGCATCACCCCGGCTTTGGGAGCCGGCCCGGCCGCCGCGGCACGGCGCGCTGCGGCGACCGCCGGAGAATTGGGTATTCCGGTCTCGTTCGACGTCAATTTCCGGCCGAGCCTGTGGCGCTCGCCCGAGGAGGCCCCGCCCCTGCTGCGCGCCCTGGCGAACGAAGCCGACGTCC is part of the Rhizorhabdus wittichii RW1 genome and harbors:
- a CDS encoding short-chain dehydrogenase/reductase SDR (PFAM: short-chain dehydrogenase/reductase SDR; KR); this translates as MRVVVVTGCSSGIGLETALAFAAAGDTVVATVRDPQRAATLRAEAEARALDILIEPLDVTRSASFAGFVDGVVGRHGRIDVLVNNAGMLPAGAFEDIDEAGLRLVMETNFFGAALLMKAVLPVMRRQRSGTIVNISSLSGLAARAGDAAYSASKFALEGLTEAVSQEVARWNVRVALVEPGSYATNMLAGLAAAQPAAGDSPYRPLIDAQREAALSGADRQDSPRTVADLIVRIAASRTDQLRWPADPLASGVLATLWRGDDGDRLRFLREAADVDWWIAGEEHPPGTSDEPDAEERR
- a CDS encoding PfkB domain protein (PFAM: PfkB domain protein), coding for MVFGELLLRLSAPDRGLLLQRPGLDSCFGGAEANVAAGLASLGRPAAIVTALPRNRLGDAALAAVRGMGIDCSGVLRTAGRMGLYFLDSGAGFRPGQVIYDRNDSSFARADADRFDWPTLLRGAGRLHLSGITPALGAGPAAAARRAAATAGELGIPVSFDVNFRPSLWRSPEEAPPLLRALANEADVLFANAHDIALLTDEAFAGHPEDEQRLVARAFALFPKLKVIASSRRAMSAADRLSVSVKVNGRDGMATSPEKTLSNVVDRIGTGDALAAGVLAGLGPSHDIARAAEWGLALFCLKHSIPGDASLADMSDLEAFLDARLDVRR